From Lactobacillus sp. PV012:
AAATAACTTTCTCGATCTGCTTCTTTTTGCCGCATAGCATGTTTTAAATCACCACTATAACGGGTAATAGTTCCAAAATCAATATCAATTATGCAATTAGTTATGCGTCCTAAAAAATCATAATCGTGAGAGACAACGATAAATGCTCCCTCAAAATCATTTAAGTAATCTGCTAGCCAATCAATATGATTAACATCAAGATAGTTTGTTGGTTCATCTAACACCAAAACATCTGGACTTTGAAGCAATAGCTTAGCCAAAATTAATTTTGACCGCTGACCACCTGACAATTTTTCGACATCATGGTCAAACCCTACTTCAGCTAATCCTAATCCTGTAGCCACACGTTCAATTTTGGTATCAATATCATAAAATTCTTTTTCTTCTAAAAGTGTTTGAATTTTACCAGCCTTTTCCAATAAGTCTTCATCCCCACTTTCACCATATTTCACATAGAGCTCATTAATTCTTTTTCTTTTTCAAAAAGTTCACTAAAAGCTGTTTGCAAAAATTGTTTAATTGTCATTCCAGGGGTTAATTTAGCATATTGATCTAAATATCCTACTTTAATTTTATTTTGCCACTTAATTTGACCGCTATCTTGGGTAATTTCTCCTGTTAACATTCTAATTAAGGTCGACTTTCCCACACCATTTTGGCCAGTTACACCCATGTGATCTTCTTTATTTAAAACAAAACTTGCATTTTCATATAAAGTTTTATCAACAAAAGTTTGACTTACATCTTTAACAGTTAATAAGCTCATATTTCCTCCGTAAGTTCAGGTTATTTAATAATAATTTTATGCGATTCATTGCTTTCTTCATCTTACCAATAATTAGTATTTTTACCACAAATTATTTAAAATTGGTTGACTTAATTAAAAAAAATACTAAGATAGACTTATCAACAGATACATAAGAAAAAGGAAACTAGTTTCATTACTAGCTTCCTTTTTTATTTGCTACTACTACTTGAATAAGGAATAGTATCAGAATTTTGATCGTAAACTACATAATTTTCAAATGCTGAAGGATCTTTCCAATCAAGATCTTTTTGTAGCTTATTTTGTCTTGTTTCCTCATTTTCTAATTTTTCTTTTGATAAATCTAAGTTAGTTCTTGTTAAATCAGAAGTATGCTGTAATACAGAAGTTGGAGCAACTTGCATAGCGGCATCCCCTATCCAAGCATCGTGTCCTTGAATGTAGCCACTCTTAACGTTTTTACCTGCAGAGCGATAATTCATTGCAATAGCCGTCATATCATCCGCTGTTAGGTTAGTGCGAACATATTTTGAAAAAACTTTCAAAATTTTACGATAATTTCCACTCATCACATTCACATTCATCCCTTTTTTGACAATGGCTTGAATCACTTGGCGTTGCCGCTTTTGACGTCCATAATCTCCGCGAGGATCATCATGACGCATGCGAACATAATTCAAAGCTTGTGACCCACTTAAGTGACGCCAACCTTTTTTAAAATGGTCGTTATAGGTAAAAGTAAATGGTACTTTAACATCAACTCCACCTAAGGCGTCTACTAAATTTTTTAAGGCATCCATTTGAACTTCCATTGTATAATCAACAGGAGTATTTAATAATTTCGAAACTGTGGCTGCTGATGCCTCTGAACCACCTACTTGATAGGCAGAATTAATTCTAAACATAAAGTATTTCCCGCCATCTTTACCATCGCCTTGAACATCTACAAGTAAATCACGAGGAATTGAGGTCATGGTGGCTTTTTGCTTCTGTGGATTCAAAGTTGCTAAAATCATTGTATCTGAATTTCCACGGTCATGACGTCCTTCAATTCCTTGATCTACTCCCAAAATCAAAATTGAAATCGGCTTTTTATTAATGATGGCAGTTGAAGTGTTTTTCCCAGGATGATAAGCATCTTGTGCACTTGAAAGAGCTGCAAAATAAATTCTTACAAAGTACGCAATTCCTATTCCTAATACGATAATGCCAATTAATCCTAAAAATTTAGGAAATTTTTTCCCTTTTTTGATCTTTGTCGCTTCCGCAGCAAAAAAACTATTTCTCTTTAGCTTCTTTGGCTTCTTCTTTTTACTCTTTTGAGGCTGCATTCCTATTTTCTCCCTTTTTCACACATTTTAATTATCGACAAACTTTTCCTATTTCGCAAGTCCTAACTAATAGCTTATAATTATTTTTAAAAAAGGAGAATTTTTATGGTATTACCAACAAGAAACGAAGTTAGCGATTCTTTAAAATGGGATCTAAGTCGCATTTTTAAAAACGACCAAGAATGGGAAGAAGAATTTAAAAATATTTCCCAGAAAATTGCTAAGATTCCAACTTATAGTCAGAATTTTACCCAATCAGCAACAAATCTATATAACGGGCTAACAGCCATCACTTCAATTGAGCGCCAGCTAGAAAAGCTTTATAGCTATGCTACTTTGTCTAGTGATGCTGACACTACAAATACCCACTACTTAGGTTATGTTGCACAAGTTCAAGATTTAGTTACTAAAATGAACGCTAATAGTGCCTTTGTAGATCCAGCAATTTTGGAAATTGACGAAAAAACATTAACTCAATTTATTGAGGATGATCCACGACTTGAACTTTTTACCCATAAATTTGAAGAACTTAACAAAAAGCGCCCTCATACCTTATCCGCAGATAAAGAAAAGATAATTGCTGATGCAAGCAGTGCACTTAATAGTTCTGCCAATACTTTTAATATTTTAACTAATTCTGATATTGAATACGGCTTTACTCAGGATGATAGTGGCGAAATGGTTCAATTATCAGAAGGAATTTACTCAACTTTGATTCAATCGGCCAACCGATCTGTGCGTAAAAATGCTTTTACTACTTTATATGATAGTTATGCTCAATTTACCAATACCCTTGCTTCAACTTTAGCAGGAAATGTCAAAATGCAAAATTACCAGGCTCAAGTTCATAACTATAACTCAGCTAAAGAAGCTTCTTTAGCTGCTAATAATATTCCTAATATTGTTTATGATACCTTAATTAAACAAGTTAATGAGCATCTACCACTTTTTCATCGTTATATTGCTTTGCGCAAAAAAATATTAGATCTGCCCGATTTACAAATGTATGATATGTATGTACCCCTAACTGGAAAGCCTGCCTTATCATATAACTTTGAAGAGGCAAAAATT
This genomic window contains:
- a CDS encoding LCP family protein, whose protein sequence is MQPQKSKKKKPKKLKRNSFFAAEATKIKKGKKFPKFLGLIGIIVLGIGIAYFVRIYFAALSSAQDAYHPGKNTSTAIINKKPISILILGVDQGIEGRHDRGNSDTMILATLNPQKQKATMTSIPRDLLVDVQGDGKDGGKYFMFRINSAYQVGGSEASAATVSKLLNTPVDYTMEVQMDALKNLVDALGGVDVKVPFTFTYNDHFKKGWRHLSGSQALNYVRMRHDDPRGDYGRQKRQRQVIQAIVKKGMNVNVMSGNYRKILKVFSKYVRTNLTADDMTAIAMNYRSAGKNVKSGYIQGHDAWIGDAAMQVAPTSVLQHTSDLTRTNLDLSKEKLENEETRQNKLQKDLDWKDPSAFENYVVYDQNSDTIPYSSSSSK
- the pepF gene encoding oligoendopeptidase F, with the protein product MVLPTRNEVSDSLKWDLSRIFKNDQEWEEEFKNISQKIAKIPTYSQNFTQSATNLYNGLTAITSIERQLEKLYSYATLSSDADTTNTHYLGYVAQVQDLVTKMNANSAFVDPAILEIDEKTLTQFIEDDPRLELFTHKFEELNKKRPHTLSADKEKIIADASSALNSSANTFNILTNSDIEYGFTQDDSGEMVQLSEGIYSTLIQSANRSVRKNAFTTLYDSYAQFTNTLASTLAGNVKMQNYQAQVHNYNSAKEASLAANNIPNIVYDTLIKQVNEHLPLFHRYIALRKKILDLPDLQMYDMYVPLTGKPALSYNFEEAKIEAKKALAILGDDYLKQVDYIFNNRVIDPIESKGKVTGAYSGGSYDTDAYELLNWTNDVDSLYTLAHETGHSVHSMYTRQTQPYIYGDYPIFVAEIASTTNENLLTEYFLENIQDPKTRAFVLNYYLDAVKGTLFRQTQFAEFEQFIHEADSQGIPLTAETLNNAYSNLNSRYYGKDVEPGGDIAMEWSRIPHFYYNFYVYQYATGFAAASALADGIIHGDSTQRNKYLEFLKAGSSDYPVNLVKKAGVDMTKPDYLENTFNTFEKRLNELENLTNTL